The Theropithecus gelada isolate Dixy chromosome X, Tgel_1.0, whole genome shotgun sequence genome includes a window with the following:
- the FTHL17 gene encoding ferritin heavy polypeptide-like 17 has translation MATAQPSQIRQKYDTNCEAAINSHIRLELYTSYLYLSMAFYFNRDDVALENFFRYFLRLSDDKMEHAQKLMKLQNLRGGRIRLHDIRKPERQGWESGLVAMESAFHLEKNVNQSLLELYQLAVEKGDPQLCHFLESHYLHEQVKTIKELGGYVSNLRKMCSPEAGLAEYLFDKLTLGSRVKET, from the coding sequence ATGGCCACCGCCCAGCCTTCGCAGATCCGCCAGAAATACGACACCAACTGCGAGGCCGCCATCAACAGCCACATCAGGCTGGAGCTCTACACCTCCTACCTCTACCTGTCCATGGCTTTCTACTTCAACCGGGACGACGTGGCCCTGGAGAACTTCTTCCGCTACTTCCTGCGCCTGTCGGACGACAAGATGGAGCATGCCCAGAAGCTGATGAAGCTTCAGAACCTGCGCGGTGGCCGCATCCGCCTTCACGATATCAGGAAGCCAGAGCGCCAAGGCTGGGAGAGTGGGCTAGTGGCTATGGAGTCCGCCTTCCACCTGGAGAAGAACGTCAACCAGAGCCTGCTGGAGCTGTACCAGCTGGCCGTGGAGAAGGGCGACCCCCAGCTGTGCCACTTCCTGGAGAGCCACTACCTGCACGAGCAAGTCAAGACCATCAAAGAGCTGGGTGGCTACGTGAGCAACCTGCGCAAGATGTGTTCCCCGGAAGCCGGCCTGGCTGAGTACCTGTTCGACAAGCTCACCCTGGGCAGCCGCGTCAAAGAGACCTGA